GTTCCGGAGCTATTGAAACGGCGTGTTTTTTGGGCTTACCGTTAGTTGTCCTTTTTGACAACACTTGGTAGGGCATCTATCTAGGCGGAGCATAGTAAAGCTACAACAATAACTGCAATAAGTTCGATTtagaattattataaatttataaataaataaaatatattaaaataaattattaactaCGGAAAAATTAAGAACATTATTTATAGTttaaaattgaatcaaataAGTTTAGGTTGCCGCCTAATATGCTCAAGATCTAACATAGGCGCCTGTGATGTTGAAGCACGAGGCGAATATGGTGACTGTTCCCGTTGATGTTGCCGTGTTGCCTGTGCCAGCGGGGAGCACACTGGTCTCAGCTGTTCCTTCACATCATCTTGACCCTCTGGCAGCAAACGATATTTCTTTAAGTATTTATAAGAAGCATTTGAAATATCACTTGGTCCCTTTACTATGTTTTCCACTGGTCGCAAAGGTGTCGTTGGTTTTTGTGTAGCAGCAATATTTAGTTCCTGAAACAGCTCATTCAATTGCTCATTAGGTAGATACTTTAATGCTAGTTCATTCATTAGCATACTTTTCTCTGAGCTCGGTTTACTAAGTACTAAATTTTTCGTGGGTGGCATGGTATTTCGTGGAGTGTGTGCTTGATAGGCTGTAGATTGTGCTGCAGGTTGTCGAGGTGATTCTAAAAGATAAGCAGGTACCTCTCCAATGGGCCGATAACGGTTGTTCAAGGCATTAGCAGAAGTTCGTTCGTTGTATTCTTCGATAACCTCGTATTGTCGTGGTGGTATTTGAGCTTCGTCTTCTTTAGGCCCAGAACAATTAATATAGTTGCACTGTGTACTTGCATCCTGCCGAGTAACCGACTGCTGTGGTGATTGTGACTGCTGCTGATGTAATAATGACTCCACAGCGTTCACTAGACGTTGTTGTTCCGTACGCATCTCTTGAAATATGGTCAGCAGTTGTTGAAAGTCTTCCTTTGTTGGCAGCTGCGCTAATAATGCCGAGTCGTTCTTAGGTAGATCGGAAAGCAGTGTCGTATCTGTTTGTGTGCCTGCGCATATAGTAAGCACGTCCCGATTTGACTGATACGTTTGTTGTAATGTTGCGCAGGCATCAAGGGAGCGACGTTGAAAGTTTTCTTTTGGCCTTGCTACAGTACATAGCGGCTGTTCTAAACTTCGACGATATTGTTGCATTAGTGTGGTTACGCCATTTACAGAATGACTAGTAGTTGAACCTGCGGTGGTTGGCGATGAAACATTGGCAGTTACAGGTCGAAGTGGATATAAGCTAGATTGCGTAGTGGTGGAATCATTAATATGTAGAGCTTGTGTTGCAGCACTTACAGCGGTTGAACCTACTACGTGGCCATTGATGCTGTATACTTCAGCACCAGCTGGTGGGAATGATACCTTTGGAAGTACTTGCTTCTTCCAAGCTGCGTATGTTTGTTGTGATGGTATCGATGTTGATGTGGTAGTTGTTGCACTGGTAGATCCAGTTTGCTGGGcgtcaaataaaattgaaacttCGGGCACAGTTGGACGACCTATAGATGCGGTATTTATATCCAGTGGTACACTAGGTTTAGGCGCGCACCGAGGTAGCATATCTTCAGTTTCCGGTTGGAACATATTtgcgtaaaaatatatttactaaacagcaaaaataataagcggcaaaatttatttaaattcatcaGTTACAATGTTGCCAGATGCTTGAGTTTACTTATTCGTTTtacagttaaaattaaatatagtccgcatatttctttttcagtaagaATTTAAAGCCGCTTTATGGATTTTACTGTTTCTAGAAATGGACGCAgctggtttttattttaaggtAAAACGttttaccaaatttaaaaagttgtcTGTGCAATCAatagggaaataaaataaatttatactaGAACGCAACTCATTGCAACACCGAAAAACATAAGGCGAATTGAATATCGAAGGTGGCGTCTTTCAAAAaccattactttatttttcgcaattttgatAGCCggctaacaaaaacaaaaggaggagaaattacttgtttttaaatattcagttaaaacttggtaatattgtggtttgaagattaaacaaactaatgaaaacgaagtgtttCATGGTATATTGCAAAAAGAGTAAATCAATATAAGGTTGCCAAATACCCAGCTATAAGTTAAAAACCAGATACTAATTCGACTGCGATTGAAATAGCTATGGTTTTTAAAACTCTGTTGAACATACACAAAACTAGCTTAATTTCGATTATGATTATTCCTCAGTGTAATCGAAGTTGGCAATGCCCTTACTAtaatatcaaatgaaaaaaaaatgtttaccaattTTAGTACGTGTGCTTATATTTATTGGCATTAAAAAGGAGAGCCGCACTGTCAATCATACCTTATTTATTACACTTTGGTATGAATCAATAAACATTTACTGAGGCAACCTTGTGCCTGATTTATGCAACATACTATATtaatcaaggcgaattcatacaCCATGGTAGcagtagtacaaaaacaaaatgtgcatgtgttttgtttttgcaatttattgacttcaataattatttatttatttatttaatatatggaaaataacaataaattattattttacaataaaaaggagcactagctgccagggcttacggctcACTTCAATAATTATTTCTACAAATTCTACGAATTTCGATCAGAATGTAAACGAAATAAATCAGATTGTTAAGACAATTAGCAAAATAGTTGTTGCTCTAGTGGCACCACCttgtatgaattcgccttgattttgTTCCTCTATTGCGTTTATTCTCTCCAATGTTGCTGTCCTTTAATAATACAGCTACATATGTTTACGAAAAATTATAatgactttataaatattttctaaaatttcacaatataacaaataaactgagtgtaaagtttaaataaac
The sequence above is drawn from the Anastrepha obliqua isolate idAnaObli1 chromosome 4, idAnaObli1_1.0, whole genome shotgun sequence genome and encodes:
- the LOC129246366 gene encoding uncharacterized protein LOC129246366 isoform X1, whose product is MFQPETEDMLPRCAPKPSVPLDINTASIGRPTVPEVSILFDAQQTGSTSATTTTSTSIPSQQTYAAWKKQVLPKVSFPPAGAEVYSINGHVVGSTAVSAATQALHINDSTTTQSSLYPLRPVTANVSSPTTAGSTTSHSVNGVTTLMQQYRRSLEQPLCTVARPKENFQRRSLDACATLQQTYQSNRDVLTICAGTQTDTTLLSDLPKNDSALLAQLPTKEDFQQLLTIFQEMRTEQQRLVNAVESLLHQQQSQSPQQSVTRQDASTQCNYINCSGPKEDEAQIPPRQYEVIEEYNERTSANALNNRYRPIGEVPAYLLESPRQPAAQSTAYQAHTPRNTMPPTKNLVLSKPSSEKSMLMNELALKYLPNEQLNELFQELNIAATQKPTTPLRPVENIVKGPSDISNASYKYLKKYRLLPEGQDDVKEQLRPVCSPLAQATRQHQREQSPYSPRASTSQAPMLDLEHIRRQPKLI
- the LOC129246366 gene encoding uncharacterized protein LOC129246366 isoform X2 — translated: MFQPETEDMLPRCAPKPSVPLDINTASIGRPTVPEVSILFDAQQTGSTSATTTTSTSIPSQQTYAAWKKQVLPKVSFPPAGAEVYSINGHVVGSTAVSAATQALHINDSTTTQSSLYPLRPVTANVSSPTTAGSTTSHSVNGVTTLMQQYRRSLEQPLCTVARPKENFQRRSLDACATLQQTYQSNRDVLTICAGTQTDTTLLSDLPKNDSALLAQLPTKEDFQQLLTIFQEMRTEQQRLVNAVESLLHQQQSQSPQQSVTRQDASTQCNYINCSGPKEDEAQIPPRQYEVIEEYNERTSANALNNRYRPIGEVPAYLLESPRQPAAQSTAYQAHTPRNTMPPTKNLVLSKPSSEKRTKYCCYTKTNDTFATSGKHSKGTK